A region of the Parcubacteria group bacterium genome:
GGAACCCCGTATTGTGTAACTGTCGATTTTGACAGCTTAGAGAATGGGGACGTAACGGTTAGAGATCGAGACACGATGGAACAAAGCAGAATTAAAATAGAAGAATTAGATAATTATTTTAAAGAAAAGTTTTTATGAACCTTCAGCAAATCTACAAACTGGCAATCGAAATGGGAATCAAATCCGATTTCAGAACCAAAGAGCATATTGCGAAAGAACTCAAGAGAACCAGAGAAAAGTACGAAAAACTTTCCAGGGACAAAAAAGAAATTTTTGACGCGGAAAAATTAACCAATCCATATTCCGATACCAGAATTCATTTTGACAATGGAGAAAAAAATATAAAAAAAGTGATGGTAGGAATTGATATTGATACGGCCGAATTAATGATGGCTGAGGAATTGGATATCGAAACCGTAATCGGACATCACCCGGTTGGAATGGGATTGGCCGGATTGGACGATGCTATGCATCTTCAGGCCGACGTCTTGGCTCAATATGGAGTGCCGATAAACATCGCCGAAAGTTTGATGAAGATAAGAATCAGCGAAGTAACTCGAGGAGTAAGCGCAGCTAATCATTACAAAGCTGTTGATTCGGCAAAACTTTTGAAAATCGGTTTCGTAAATGTCCATACTCCCGCGGATAATTTGGTAGCCAACTTTGTCGACAAAAAAATTAAAAAAGACAAGCCGGAATATGTGGGAGAAATTATCAAATCACTTTTGGAAATACCGGAATATAAAGAAGCGGCCAAAAAGGGTTTTGGGCCAATGATATTTACCGGTTCGGAGGATAGCAAGGCGGGAAAAATCGCGTTGACAGAAATTACCGGAGGAACTGAAGGAAGCAAGGGAATGTATGAAAAACTTTCGCAAGTTGGAATTGGAACGGTAATTGGAATGCATATAAGTGAAGAGAATCGAAAAGAAGCGGAAAAATATCATATCAACGTGGTTATTGCTGGACACATCTCTTCCGATTCCTTGGGAATGAATTTGTTTTTGGATGAGCTTCAGAAGAAAGGGATAGAAATTGTGCCATGTTCAGGACTTATCAGGTTTAGTAGGATTAAGAAATAAAAAATAGAAATCAATTTTTAAATTTTGTAATTTTTAATTTTATAAATAATTTCTAATTTTTAATGTTTAAAAATTTAGATTTAAGATTTATTTAAAAATTCAAAAATTAAGAATTAAAAAATTCTTTTATGAATCACAAAAAAACAATCCTGCCCAATGGGCTTCGCATTTTGACTGTTCCGATGAAAAACACGGAAACGGTGACGGTGGTGGTGATGGTCGGCGTCGGGTCGAGATATGAAACTGA
Encoded here:
- a CDS encoding His/Gly/Thr/Pro-type tRNA ligase C-terminal domain-containing protein produces the protein GTPYCVTVDFDSLENGDVTVRDRDTMEQSRIKIEELDNYFKEKFL
- a CDS encoding NGG1p interacting factor NIF3, which encodes MNLQQIYKLAIEMGIKSDFRTKEHIAKELKRTREKYEKLSRDKKEIFDAEKLTNPYSDTRIHFDNGEKNIKKVMVGIDIDTAELMMAEELDIETVIGHHPVGMGLAGLDDAMHLQADVLAQYGVPINIAESLMKIRISEVTRGVSAANHYKAVDSAKLLKIGFVNVHTPADNLVANFVDKKIKKDKPEYVGEIIKSLLEIPEYKEAAKKGFGPMIFTGSEDSKAGKIALTEITGGTEGSKGMYEKLSQVGIGTVIGMHISEENRKEAEKYHINVVIAGHISSDSLGMNLFLDELQKKGIEIVPCSGLIRFSRIKK